Proteins found in one Venturia canescens isolate UGA chromosome 8, ASM1945775v1, whole genome shotgun sequence genomic segment:
- the LOC122414341 gene encoding probable phospholipid hydroperoxide glutathione peroxidase isoform X1 codes for MRILGYLIPGGLHQISRNFAVMSGNQDYKSAKSIYDFEANSIKGDVVPLSNYKDHVCLIVNVASKCGLTATNYKELNELYDKYADSKGLKILAFPCNQFNGQEPGTPEDICSFADRQKVKFDLFEKIDVNGENTHPLWKYLKKEQGGILGNFIKWNFTKFIVDKEGKVVERHGPNVDPSQLESHLEKYF; via the exons ATGCGCATTTTGGGATATTTAATTCCGGGGGGGCTACATCAAATTTCTCGCAATTTCGCAG TTATGAGCGGAAATCAGGATTACAAATCGGCCAAGTCGATTTACGACTTTGAGGCGAACTCGATAAAGGGCGATGTCGTACCTTTGTCAAA tTACAAAGACCACGTTTGCTTGATCGTTAATGTGGCATCGAAATGTGGTCTCACAGCCACCAATTACAAGGAGCTCAACGAGCTTTACGACAAATATGCAGATTCGAAGg gtttgaaaattttggcaTTCCCATGCAACCAATTCAACGGCCAAGAGCCAGGAACACCGGAGGACATTTGCAGTTTCGCCGATCGTCAAAAGGTGAAATTCGACCTTTTCGAGAAGATTGACGTTAACGGTGAGAACACGCATCCACTATGGAAGTACTTGAAGAAGGAACAGGGTGGAATCCTGGGCAACTTCATCAAGtggaatttcacgaaattcatcGTCGACAAAGAGGGCAAAGTAGTTGAGCGCCACGGACCAAACGTTGATCCCAGCCAGTTGGAATCTCATCTCGAGAAGTACTTTTGA
- the LOC122414341 gene encoding probable phospholipid hydroperoxide glutathione peroxidase isoform X2, producing the protein MSGNQDYKSAKSIYDFEANSIKGDVVPLSNYKDHVCLIVNVASKCGLTATNYKELNELYDKYADSKGLKILAFPCNQFNGQEPGTPEDICSFADRQKVKFDLFEKIDVNGENTHPLWKYLKKEQGGILGNFIKWNFTKFIVDKEGKVVERHGPNVDPSQLESHLEKYF; encoded by the exons ATGAGCGGAAATCAGGATTACAAATCGGCCAAGTCGATTTACGACTTTGAGGCGAACTCGATAAAGGGCGATGTCGTACCTTTGTCAAA tTACAAAGACCACGTTTGCTTGATCGTTAATGTGGCATCGAAATGTGGTCTCACAGCCACCAATTACAAGGAGCTCAACGAGCTTTACGACAAATATGCAGATTCGAAGg gtttgaaaattttggcaTTCCCATGCAACCAATTCAACGGCCAAGAGCCAGGAACACCGGAGGACATTTGCAGTTTCGCCGATCGTCAAAAGGTGAAATTCGACCTTTTCGAGAAGATTGACGTTAACGGTGAGAACACGCATCCACTATGGAAGTACTTGAAGAAGGAACAGGGTGGAATCCTGGGCAACTTCATCAAGtggaatttcacgaaattcatcGTCGACAAAGAGGGCAAAGTAGTTGAGCGCCACGGACCAAACGTTGATCCCAGCCAGTTGGAATCTCATCTCGAGAAGTACTTTTGA